Proteins encoded by one window of Nicotiana tabacum cultivar K326 chromosome 10, ASM71507v2, whole genome shotgun sequence:
- the LOC107778623 gene encoding uncharacterized protein At1g08160-like — protein MTSSESLSFFSPEYTSPKMFPLTPSPLPTPPPVPSHKRGVPKPSPMNQIVVSKHALNQPLTPEIPFESKTKPVQYIVPRQRKRTNPGVWLVAILCMIFCLLLICFGIVTLVIFLSIKPRNPLFDTSNASLSLIYLDSPQYMNGDFTFIANFTNPNRKLDVRFEHLDIELYFSDSLIATQVLQPFTQRRHETRLIPVHMISSLVYLPPISAFKLQKQVLSNRVVYNIRGTFKVRANIGLIHYSYWLHGRCQLEMTSPPAGALITHSCRTKR, from the coding sequence ATGACTTCTTCTGAGAGCTTGAGCTTCTTTTCTCCTGAATATACTTCTCCTAAGATGTTTCCCCTTACTCCATCGCCGTTACCAACACCACCACCAGTACCATCACATAAACGCGGCGTACCAAAACCATCTCCTATGAACCAAATTGTCGTGTCAAAACATGCCCTGAATCAACCTTTGACACCAGAAATCCCATTTGAAAGTAAGACAAAACCAGTACAATATATTGTACCACGACAACGTAAACGGACAAATCCTGGAGTATGGTTAGTTGCAATCCTATGCATGATATTCTGCTTACTTCTTATATGTTTTGGGATTGTCACACTAGTCATATTCCTTTCTATTAAACCAAGAAATCCACTCTTTGATACATCTAATGCTAGCCTCAGTCTCATCTACTTAGACTCCCCACAATATATGAATGGTGATTTTACATTTATTGCAAATTTCACCAATCCAAACAGAAAGCTTGATGTGAGATTTGAACATTTGGATATTGAGCTATATTTTTCAGATAGTCTAATAGCAACTCAAGTTCTTCAACCTTTCACTCAGAGACGACACGAAACACGGCTAATACCAGTTCACATGATATCTAGCTTGGTTTATTTGCCACCAATATCAGCTTTCAAACTCCAAAAGCAGGTCCTAAGCAACAGAGTTGTTTATAACATCAGAGGAACTTTCAAAGTTAGAGCTAATATTGGCCTAATTCATTACTCTTACTGGTTACATGGGAGATGTCAGTTAGAGATGACAAGTCCACCTGCAGGTGCTCTTATTACCCATAGTTGTAGAACAAAGAGATGA
- the LOC107778620 gene encoding fructose-bisphosphate aldolase, cytoplasmic isozyme 1 isoform X1, with the protein MSAFVGKYAEELIKNAKYIATPGKGILAADESTGTIGKRLASINVENIESNRQALRELLFTSPNALTHLSGVILFEETLYQNTSDGKPFVEVLQENNVVPGIKVDKGTVELAGTNGETTTQGFDSLGARCAQYYKAGARFAKWRAVLKIGPTEPSELSIQQNAQGLARYAIICQENGLVPIVEPEILTDGDHDIKKCAAATETVLAAVYKALNDHHVLLEGTLLKPNMVTPGSNSPKELTGSSHGNSLLQKYMVAAEVIAEYTVTALRRTVPPAVPGIVFLSGGQSEEEATVNLNAMNKLEVLKPWTLSFSFGRALQQSTLKTWAGKPENVGKAQVAFLARCKANSDATLGKYTGGSATGAASESLFVSGYKY; encoded by the exons ATGTCTGCCTTTGTTGGAAAATATGCTG AGGAACTTATCAAGAACGCCAAGTACATAGCAACACCAGGGAAGGGTATTTTAGCAGCTGATGAAAGTACCGGCACTATTGGAAAGCGTTTAGCTAGCATTAACGTTGAGAACATTGAGTCCAATCGTCAAGCTCTTCGTGAACTCCTCTTCACCTCTCCCAATGCTCTCACTCACCTCTCTGGTGTCATCCTCTTTGAGGAAACCCTTTACCAAAACACTTCTGATGGCAAGCCTTTTGTCGAAGTTCTCCAAGAAAATAATGTTGTTCCTGGCATAAAGGTGGACAAGGGCACAGTGGAATTAGCAGGAACCAATGGTGAGACTACAACTCAAGGTTTTGACTCTTTGGGCGCACGTTGCGCACAGTACTACAAAGCAG GTGCTCGATTTGCCAAGTGGAGAGCTGTGCTGAAAATTGGACCCACCGAGCCTTCTGAGTTGTCCATCCAGCAGAATGCTCAGGGACTAGCTCGTTATGCTATCATTTGCCAAGAGAATGGACTTGTGCCAATTGTTGAGCCAGAGATCCTCACTGATGGagaccatgacatcaagaaatgtGCTGCTGCTACTGAAACCGTTCTTGCAGCTGTTTACAAGGCTCTCAATGACCACCATGTTCTTCTTGAAGGAACTCTCTTGAAGCCCAACATGGTCACCCCTGGCTCTAATAGCCCAAAG GAGCTTACGGGTTCGAGCCATGGAAACAGCCTGTTGCAGAAATACAtg GTTGCAGCAGAGGTAATAGCAGAATACACAGTTACAGCGCTGCGCCGGACAGTGCCACCAGCAGTGCCAGGGATAGTGTTCTTGTCAGGAGGACAGAGTGAGGAAGAGGCAACAGTGAATCTAAATGCAATGAACAAATTGGAAGTGCTGAAGCCCTGGACACTGTCATTTTCCTTTGGTCGAGCTCTGCAGCAAAGTACACTTAAGACTTGGGCTGGAAAACCGGAAAATGTTGGCAAAGCCCAAGTGGCATTTTTGGCAAGGTGCAAGGCCAATTCAGATGCCACTCTTGGAAAGTACACTGGTGGAAGTGCCACTGGAGCTGCTTCTGAGAGTCTCTTTGTTTCTGGTTACAAATATTAG
- the LOC107778620 gene encoding fructose-bisphosphate aldolase, cytoplasmic isozyme 1 isoform X2 has protein sequence MSAFVGKYAEELIKNAKYIATPGKGILAADESTGTIGKRLASINVENIESNRQALRELLFTSPNALTHLSGVILFEETLYQNTSDGKPFVEVLQENNVVPGIKVDKGTVELAGTNGETTTQGFDSLGARCAQYYKAGARFAKWRAVLKIGPTEPSELSIQQNAQGLARYAIICQENGLVPIVEPEILTDGDHDIKKCAAATETVLAAVYKALNDHHVLLEGTLLKPNMVTPGSNSPKVAAEVIAEYTVTALRRTVPPAVPGIVFLSGGQSEEEATVNLNAMNKLEVLKPWTLSFSFGRALQQSTLKTWAGKPENVGKAQVAFLARCKANSDATLGKYTGGSATGAASESLFVSGYKY, from the exons ATGTCTGCCTTTGTTGGAAAATATGCTG AGGAACTTATCAAGAACGCCAAGTACATAGCAACACCAGGGAAGGGTATTTTAGCAGCTGATGAAAGTACCGGCACTATTGGAAAGCGTTTAGCTAGCATTAACGTTGAGAACATTGAGTCCAATCGTCAAGCTCTTCGTGAACTCCTCTTCACCTCTCCCAATGCTCTCACTCACCTCTCTGGTGTCATCCTCTTTGAGGAAACCCTTTACCAAAACACTTCTGATGGCAAGCCTTTTGTCGAAGTTCTCCAAGAAAATAATGTTGTTCCTGGCATAAAGGTGGACAAGGGCACAGTGGAATTAGCAGGAACCAATGGTGAGACTACAACTCAAGGTTTTGACTCTTTGGGCGCACGTTGCGCACAGTACTACAAAGCAG GTGCTCGATTTGCCAAGTGGAGAGCTGTGCTGAAAATTGGACCCACCGAGCCTTCTGAGTTGTCCATCCAGCAGAATGCTCAGGGACTAGCTCGTTATGCTATCATTTGCCAAGAGAATGGACTTGTGCCAATTGTTGAGCCAGAGATCCTCACTGATGGagaccatgacatcaagaaatgtGCTGCTGCTACTGAAACCGTTCTTGCAGCTGTTTACAAGGCTCTCAATGACCACCATGTTCTTCTTGAAGGAACTCTCTTGAAGCCCAACATGGTCACCCCTGGCTCTAATAGCCCAAAG GTTGCAGCAGAGGTAATAGCAGAATACACAGTTACAGCGCTGCGCCGGACAGTGCCACCAGCAGTGCCAGGGATAGTGTTCTTGTCAGGAGGACAGAGTGAGGAAGAGGCAACAGTGAATCTAAATGCAATGAACAAATTGGAAGTGCTGAAGCCCTGGACACTGTCATTTTCCTTTGGTCGAGCTCTGCAGCAAAGTACACTTAAGACTTGGGCTGGAAAACCGGAAAATGTTGGCAAAGCCCAAGTGGCATTTTTGGCAAGGTGCAAGGCCAATTCAGATGCCACTCTTGGAAAGTACACTGGTGGAAGTGCCACTGGAGCTGCTTCTGAGAGTCTCTTTGTTTCTGGTTACAAATATTAG
- the LOC107778619 gene encoding uridine kinase-like protein 3 isoform X1 yields MGSNAVEDLIEASSGVHYSGFHMEQPRTPEIEQPTTSIDDSFHKQPFIIGVAGGAASGKTTVCDLIMEQLRDQRVVLVNQDSFYHNLTLEELTKVHEYNFDHPDAFDTEQLLCVVEKLKHGQAVDIPKYDFKSYKNDVFPLRRVNPSDVIILEGILIFHDPRVRDLMNMKIFVDTDADVRLARRIRRDTAEKGRDIATVLDQYSKFVKPAFDDFILPTKKYADIIIPRGGDNHVAIDLIVQHLRTKLGQHDLCKIYPNLYVIQSTFQIRGMHTLIRDAQTTKHDFVFYADRLIRLVVEHGLGHLPFTEKQVITPTGSVYSGVDFCKRLCGVSVIRSGESMENALRACCKGIKIGKILIHREGDNGQQVSNLQGPPESLHLLRSPESLYWLLLSFIVIYKNNVISLIMMQLIYEKLPLDIAERHVLLLDPILGTGNSAVQAISLLLKKGVPESNILFLNLISAPQGVHVVCKRFPRIKIVTSEIEIGLNDDFRVIPGMGEFGDRYFGTDDD; encoded by the exons GTGTTGCTGGAGGTGCTGCATCAGGCAAGACAACAGTTTGTGATTTAATTATGGAGCAGCTTCGTGATCAGCGTGTCGTACTAGTTAACCAG GATTCCTTTTATCATAATTTGACTCTTGAAGAACTAACAAAAGTTCATGAGTACAACTTTGACCATCCTG ATGCATTTGACACCGAACAATTGTTGTGTGTGGTGGAGAAATTGAAGCATGGACAAGCGGtagatattccaaaatatgatttTAAGAGTTACAAAAATGACGTATTCCCCCTTCGAAGG GTCAATCCTTCAGATGTTATAATTTTGGAAGGCATACTCATCTTTCATGATCCACGTGTCCGAGATCTGATGAACATGAAGATATTTGTTGATacag ATGCTGATGTACGTCTTGCAAGGAGAATAAGACGTGACACGGCTGAAAAGGGAAGGGATATTGCTACAGTGCTCGATCAG TACTCTAAGTTTGTGAAACCGGCATTTGATGACTTCATTCTTCCTACAAAGAAGTATGCTGACATTATCATTCCCCGAGGTGGAGACAATCATGTTGCTATCGATTTGATTGTGCAACATCTTCGGACAAAACTTGGTCAACATGATCTCTGTAAAATATATCCTAACTTATATGTCATTCAATCAACTTTCCAG ATACGTGGCATGCATACACTTATACGGGATGCTCAGACGACTAAACATGATTTTGTGTTTTATGCTGATAGATTGATTCGATTG GTCGTTGAACATGGTTTGGGCCATCTTCCATTTACAGAAAAGCAGGTGATCACTCCAACTG GATCTGTATACAGCGGTGTTGATTTTTGTAAGAGGTTATGTGGTGTTTCAGTAATTAGAAG CGGGGAGAGCATGGAGAATGCCTTGCGAGCATGTTGTAAAGGTATCAAGATTGGCAAGATCCTTATCCATAGAGAAGGTGACAATGGTCAGCAGGTTAGCAATCTGCAGGGTCCTCCTGAGTCGTTACATCTTTTACGCTCTCCCGAGTCATTATATTGGCTTTTGCtctcttttattgttatttataaaaataatgtcaTTTCCTTAATAATGATGCAGCTGATCTATGAGAAACTACCACTAGATATTGCAGAAAGACATGTCCTGTTGTTGGATCCGATCCTCGGAACAG GGAATTCAGCGGTTCAAGCTATTTCTTTACTGCTAAAGAAGGGTGTCCCAGAGTCCAACATTTTATTCCTCAATCTCATTTCT gCACCCCAAGGAGTGCATGTGGTCTGTAAGCGATTCCCAAGAATAAAGATTGTGACATCTGAGATTGAAATTGGTTTAAATGATGACTTTCGTGTTATTCCTGGGATGGGTGAGTTCGGTGATCGATATTTTGGCACAGACGACGACTGA